Proteins encoded in a region of the Elizabethkingia bruuniana genome:
- the dnaK gene encoding molecular chaperone DnaK — MSKIIGIDLGTTNSCVAVMEGKDPVVIPNAEGKRTTPSIVAFTEDGERKVGDPAKRQAVTNPVNTVYSIKRFIGTHFKDDGSEISRVPYKVVSGPNDTVKVKIDDREYTPQEISAMILQKMKKTAEDYLGQEVTRAVITVPAYFNDAQRQATKEAGEIAGLKVERIINEPTAAALAYGLDKSHKDQKIAVYDLGGGTFDISILDLGDGVFEVLSTNGDTHLGGDDFDDVIINWMADEFKAEEGVDLKADAIALQRLKEAAEKAKIELSSSSQTEINLPYITATATGPKHLVKTLTRAKFEQLSADLVRRSMEPCKKALQDAGLSTSEIDEVILVGGSTRIPIIQEEVEKFFGKKPSKGVNPDEVVAVGAAIQGGVLTGDVKDVLLLDVTPLSLGIETMGSVFTKLIEANTTIPTKKSEVFSTASDNQPAVTIRVGQGERPMFNDNKEIGRFELTDIPSAPRGVPQIEVTFDIDANGILSVSAKDKGTGKEQSIKIQASSGLSDDEIERMKKEAQENASADAKKKEEVEVFNKADGLIFQTEKQLKEFGDKLSADKKSAIEAAAAELKTAFDAKDTEAVKAKTEALDAAWMAASEEMYAQQQANPQAGAQQNAGGGAEDVQDADFEEVK; from the coding sequence TAAATACAGTTTATTCTATCAAAAGATTCATCGGAACTCACTTTAAAGATGATGGTTCTGAAATATCAAGAGTTCCTTACAAAGTAGTAAGCGGACCAAACGATACTGTAAAAGTAAAAATTGACGACAGAGAATATACGCCACAGGAGATTTCAGCAATGATCCTTCAGAAAATGAAGAAAACAGCTGAGGATTACCTTGGTCAGGAAGTAACAAGAGCTGTAATTACTGTTCCTGCTTACTTTAACGATGCACAAAGACAGGCTACTAAAGAAGCTGGAGAAATTGCAGGTCTTAAAGTGGAAAGAATTATCAACGAGCCTACAGCTGCTGCTTTGGCTTATGGATTAGATAAAAGCCACAAAGATCAGAAGATTGCTGTATATGACCTTGGTGGTGGTACTTTCGATATCTCTATCCTTGACTTGGGTGATGGTGTATTCGAGGTATTATCTACAAACGGTGATACTCACCTTGGTGGTGATGACTTCGATGATGTAATCATCAACTGGATGGCAGATGAATTCAAAGCTGAAGAAGGTGTAGATCTTAAAGCTGATGCTATCGCTCTTCAACGTTTAAAAGAAGCTGCTGAAAAAGCTAAAATTGAGTTATCTTCTTCTTCTCAGACAGAGATTAACTTACCATATATTACTGCAACGGCTACAGGTCCTAAGCACTTAGTTAAAACTTTAACTAGAGCTAAGTTCGAGCAATTGTCTGCTGACCTTGTAAGACGTTCTATGGAGCCTTGTAAAAAAGCTCTTCAGGATGCAGGACTTTCAACTTCTGAAATCGATGAAGTAATCCTAGTAGGTGGTTCTACACGTATTCCTATTATTCAGGAAGAAGTAGAGAAATTCTTTGGTAAAAAACCTTCTAAAGGTGTTAACCCAGATGAAGTAGTAGCTGTTGGTGCTGCAATTCAGGGTGGTGTATTAACAGGTGACGTAAAAGATGTATTACTTCTTGACGTAACGCCACTTTCTTTAGGTATCGAAACTATGGGTTCTGTATTCACTAAATTAATTGAAGCGAATACAACTATCCCAACTAAAAAATCTGAAGTATTCTCTACTGCATCTGACAATCAGCCGGCAGTAACTATCAGGGTAGGACAAGGGGAAAGACCAATGTTCAACGATAACAAAGAAATTGGTAGATTCGAATTAACAGATATCCCATCTGCACCAAGAGGAGTTCCTCAGATCGAAGTAACTTTCGATATTGATGCTAATGGTATCCTAAGCGTATCTGCTAAAGATAAAGGAACTGGTAAAGAGCAGTCTATCAAAATCCAGGCTTCTTCAGGTCTTTCTGATGACGAAATCGAAAGAATGAAAAAAGAAGCTCAGGAAAATGCTTCTGCTGATGCTAAGAAAAAAGAAGAAGTTGAAGTATTCAACAAAGCTGATGGATTAATCTTCCAGACTGAAAAGCAATTGAAAGAGTTTGGTGATAAGCTTTCTGCTGACAAAAAATCTGCAATTGAAGCTGCAGCTGCTGAACTTAAAACTGCTTTTGATGCTAAAGATACTGAAGCTGTTAAAGCTAAAACTGAAGCTTTAGACGCAGCATGGATGGCAGCATCTGAAGAAATGTATGCGCAACAACAAGCTAACCCGCAGGCTGGTGCTCAGCAAAATGCAGGTGGTGGTGCAGAAGATGTACAGGACGCTGACTTCGAAGAAGTAAAATAA
- a CDS encoding dihydrofolate reductase family protein, producing MRKLKLQMHISLDGYAAGLNGETDWVFLSGKQDPAAFQFIVDLAETSDTLLLGRKMTSGFIQHWENVFDNQADSPAYAMAKPIVNMRKIVFSRGENPVTGRNIELENGDLETVVKTLKNQPGKDILVYGGCNFVSSLISLDLIDEYYMIINPIALGSGLPIFKNQKTLELQSSTAFSHGKVINKYIPV from the coding sequence ATGCGAAAATTAAAACTGCAAATGCACATTTCTCTTGATGGCTATGCTGCGGGGCTTAATGGTGAAACAGACTGGGTATTTTTATCGGGTAAACAGGATCCTGCTGCATTTCAATTTATTGTAGATCTTGCAGAAACCAGTGATACGCTCTTGCTTGGTCGCAAAATGACCTCGGGATTTATTCAACATTGGGAAAATGTATTCGATAATCAAGCCGACAGTCCTGCATATGCAATGGCTAAACCTATAGTTAATATGAGGAAAATAGTTTTTAGTCGTGGTGAGAACCCTGTTACAGGACGTAATATTGAGTTGGAAAACGGCGATTTGGAAACAGTTGTGAAAACTCTCAAAAATCAGCCGGGAAAAGATATTCTGGTATATGGAGGTTGCAATTTTGTAAGTTCTCTTATCAGCCTAGACCTTATTGATGAGTATTACATGATTATCAATCCTATTGCGCTTGGCAGTGGATTGCCTATTTTTAAAAATCAGAAAACATTGGAATTACAAAGTTCAACAGCTTTCAGTCATGGGAAGGTGATTAATAAGTATATTCCGGTATAA
- a CDS encoding serine hydrolase domain-containing protein: protein MINNIQLKSSLLMVCLGITFSCSVTKTTNHNPIPGKTDPLYQEIEISGKELTVKNNVPGIAVAVIRDGKIAWIQSIGYANLTTKKRVTPETIFNVGSISKLVSSWGFMQLTEKDLVKLDDPVNQYLTRWHLPDSEFDKSKVTLRRLLSHTAGLSVHGYGGSDQGTPLLSLEESLNGKTKRNGETVHLNSEPGTKWDYSGGGYTVAQLLLEEKTKQGFASYMKQNIFLPLGMKHTSYEWTAEMMATSATAYDELGNPIKNRIFTEKAAAGLQTTIEDLAHFAELSITRNSKQLNKVLKPETLRLMETPVLPFSNEGESGLGYRFLNFEGFRTIGHTGENVGWSAAMFLDLPTKNGIIILCNGSNGDRVWFPIYQSWLKTVKAENKIPK from the coding sequence ATGATAAACAATATTCAACTAAAAAGCAGTTTATTAATGGTTTGTTTGGGAATAACATTTTCCTGTTCGGTAACAAAAACTACAAATCATAACCCTATTCCCGGCAAAACTGATCCACTATACCAGGAAATAGAAATATCGGGTAAAGAACTTACTGTAAAAAATAATGTTCCCGGAATTGCAGTCGCCGTAATACGTGATGGAAAGATCGCCTGGATTCAATCTATAGGTTATGCAAATCTGACAACTAAAAAACGTGTAACGCCTGAAACTATTTTCAATGTTGGTTCTATTTCCAAATTAGTTTCTTCGTGGGGCTTTATGCAATTGACGGAGAAGGATCTTGTGAAGCTGGATGATCCCGTAAACCAATATCTTACCAGATGGCATCTTCCAGACTCAGAATTTGATAAATCTAAAGTAACACTAAGACGTCTTCTAAGTCATACAGCAGGACTTTCTGTTCACGGTTATGGCGGATCAGATCAGGGAACGCCACTCCTGAGTCTGGAAGAATCATTGAATGGAAAAACAAAACGAAATGGCGAAACTGTACATCTAAATAGTGAGCCCGGAACCAAATGGGACTATTCCGGAGGCGGTTATACAGTCGCTCAACTACTCTTGGAAGAGAAAACCAAACAGGGTTTTGCCAGCTATATGAAACAAAATATTTTCTTACCACTTGGTATGAAACATACTAGCTACGAATGGACAGCAGAAATGATGGCAACCTCGGCTACAGCATACGACGAATTGGGCAATCCTATAAAAAACAGAATTTTTACTGAAAAGGCAGCCGCAGGACTGCAGACCACTATTGAGGATCTAGCTCATTTTGCAGAACTTTCCATAACACGAAATTCTAAACAATTGAATAAAGTTTTAAAACCTGAAACCCTCAGGCTGATGGAAACTCCTGTCCTTCCTTTTTCCAATGAAGGCGAAAGCGGCCTGGGCTATCGCTTTTTGAATTTTGAAGGTTTTCGTACAATCGGTCATACAGGCGAAAATGTAGGGTGGAGCGCTGCCATGTTTTTAGATCTTCCCACAAAGAATGGTATTATTATACTTTGTAACGGATCCAATGGTGACAGGGTTTGGTTTCCGATCTATCAGAGCTGGTTGAAAACAGTGAAAGCAGAGAATAAAATTCCCAAATAA